A genomic segment from Cygnus atratus isolate AKBS03 ecotype Queensland, Australia chromosome 9, CAtr_DNAZoo_HiC_assembly, whole genome shotgun sequence encodes:
- the LOC118253130 gene encoding serine palmitoyltransferase small subunit B-like, translating to MDFKSMKNYLYWLYCQFELITCSYLMEPWEKLLFYTFNITMLVMISYTAYIFIPVHISTAFQFFLHLLGNQHENAVSIVK from the coding sequence ATGGATTTCAAGAGCATGAAGAACTATCTCTACTGGCTGTACTGCCAGTTTGAACTCATCACCTGCAGCTACCTCATGGAGCCCTgggaaaaactgcttttctacACTTTTAACATCACCATGTTAGTGATGATATCGTACACCGCTTACATCTTTATCCCCGTCCACATTAGCACGGCTTTTCAATTCTTCTTGCACTTGCTTGGAAACCAACATGAGAACGCTGTTTCTATCGTGAAGTAA